The DNA sequence ACTCTCATGTATTCTAATCACCATGGAGAGCGcattttatatatattcccGGCCTCTGACCCTAGTAGCTAGGGAGGGATCGAGAGAGGGGGTTCCTACACTATCTCGATCTAGGCATTTATCGCATGAAAGGAAAACATTTTGAACAGCACTGGACTGCCAAGATCAACTACGTGGTCAAGGCGGAGGTGGACATACCTGGGACGAAGCACGACCTTGTGGTAAAGGGCGCGCTAATTGAGTACTACTTGAGAGATGTGGCGCCTTCGTGTGCTAGTGCAAGCAGCCGCTCGTCGTTTACAGCGAACTGCGTCAGGCCATTCAGCCGGTCGAGTACACGAAGCAGGGCACCGTGCGCACGTGTTGTTGTATACCTCGTGGGGATGTTCTCGTCAAGGCAACGTGGGGTCTCCTGAGATGAAAGATGGGGCGCGTTCGTATTGCTTTTACTTAGAATGGATAAGAATTCTTACATGGCCGGGGAGGTGGCTCAGattcacgtcgacgttgataaTCAATCCGCTGTCGATATTGAAAATTTTGTTGTTAAGGTGGGCAGGGTCGTGATGGAGTTTATTTGTGGtgattgccttcgttttcagtTGATGAGAGTCATTCACCTGAAGGGAAAAGATGACGATCGTAGTCAGCACGACTCGTTGCGGCTCGTTGACGTTGTGTGCCAGAATAAGTATGACGGTTGCAAGGCTCATGATCAGAAGTCCAGGTAAGAGTGAAATTACGTTAcacacgcacgcacgcacaaCGTCGTGTTTCCAGCGACGTTCCACTGGAACTCTGGCGCAAAGACGGAGCAACCAAGGAAAATTTTCAGCCATCCACCAAAGGATCAGCAGTCCAGGTTAGTGAAACAGATGTGCTATTGAATAGACTACGGTTTTATTTGTATAGTGTACCTACCATGTCGATATTGAAATGCAAGTGCCTTGGGCTCCAGACATAGAAATCCACGCTCCAGTCCAAATATACGCTCCACTCAATCTCCACGTAAGACTTCCATCACTGTGGTGTACCATATAAGATCTTACTCAACAATcctttgttttgtttcttttcagtgGCAACAATGGCAACCGCCACCGTGGGTTGCTCAGTGCGTGCAGACGCCAGTCGTTGGACCCTTTGCAGTTGCTGCCGAAATTCTTGGTTAGTCACCTCTCCGAGTTGA is a window from the Oscarella lobularis chromosome 10, ooOscLobu1.1, whole genome shotgun sequence genome containing:
- the LOC136192414 gene encoding arrestin domain-containing protein A-like — protein: MNQIYIRTNKGEYVAGETVYGSVYLNIVQPIASKGLKLKVKGYEKCEWDYYFYEQVGEERTERRKGEMKGKKDFFKVDIRLIDYPGGFPMGSYSYPFQYHLPQGLPGIYRMKGKHFEQHWTAKINYVVKAEVDIPGTKHDLVCKQPLVVYSELRQAIQPVEYTKQGTVRTCCCIPRGDVLVKATMDKNSYMAGEVAQIHVDVDNQSAVDIENFVVKLMRVIHLKGKDDDRSQHDSLRLVDVVCQNKYDGCKAHDQKSSDVPLELWRKDGATKENFQPSTKGSAVQCTYHVDIEMQVPWAPDIEIHAPVQIYAPLNLHWQQWQPPPWVAQCVQTPVVGPFAVAAEILASQAFAGIPGFQ